The following are encoded together in the Cololabis saira isolate AMF1-May2022 chromosome 5, fColSai1.1, whole genome shotgun sequence genome:
- the LOC133443786 gene encoding ankyrin repeat and SOCS box protein 13-like isoform X2, whose product MEITRARPSLYGEIAHGLGFWTDRSAVHEAAAQGRALQLQQLIEAGAAVNIVAVDSITPLHEACIQGQTQCVRLLLDAGAQVDARNIDGSTPLCDACAAGSLDCVKLLLEYGATVNPPLFTFSPLHEACMGGANVNAAKLHETALHHAAKTRNTDLIELLVEFGGNVFAQDNLNKKPIHYTSVGSPSFLCLEFYQNTPLSLQQLSRVAFRRTFGTRACEAVSKLGLPTRIISFLSYIPPPVIEI is encoded by the exons CCCATGGCCTTGGATTCTGGACAGACCGGTCTGCGGTGCACGAGGCTGCAGCGCAGGGCAGAGCCCTCCAGCTGCAGCAACTGATCGAAGCCGGTGCAGCTGTTAACATTGTTGCCGTGGACTCCATTACGCCCCTGCACGAGGCCTGTATACAGGGTCAAACCCAGTGCGTCAGACTGCTGCTGGATGCTGGTGCGCAG GTGGATGCTCGCAACATCGATGGCAGCACTCCCCTGTGTGACGCCTGTGCGGCTGGTAGCCTGGATTGTGTCAAACTCCTGTTGGAATATGGAGCAACTGTCAATCCTCCACTGTTCACTTTCTCTCCTCTTCATGAGGCTTGCATGGGAG GGGCTAATGTGAATGCGGCCAAGCTCCATGAGACTGCCCTTCATCATGCAGCTAAAACGAGGAACACAGATCTCATAGAGCTGCTTGTCGAGTTTGGGGGAAACGTGTTCGCCCAAGATAACCTCAACAAAAAGCCCATCCACTACACCAGTGTGGGGTCTCCCTCCTTCCTCTGCCTTGAGTTCTACCAGA ATACCCCGCTCAGTCTGCAGCAGCTCAGCAGGGTGGCTTTCAGGAGGACTTTCGGCACGAGAGCGTGTGAAGCTGTTTCCAAGCTGGGCTTACCCACGCGCATCATAAGCTTTCTCTCTTACATACCGCCTCCTGTCATCGAAATTTAA
- the LOC133443786 gene encoding ankyrin repeat and SOCS box protein 13-like isoform X1 gives MEITRARPSLYGEIAHGLGFWTDRSAVHEAAAQGRALQLQQLIEAGAAVNIVAVDSITPLHEACIQGQTQCVRLLLDAGAQVDARNIDGSTPLCDACAAGSLDCVKLLLEYGATVNPPLFTFSPLHEACMGGNSKCVQLMIDRGAFMEAHDCHYGTPLHVACARQYYDCAKVLLIAGANVNAAKLHETALHHAAKTRNTDLIELLVEFGGNVFAQDNLNKKPIHYTSVGSPSFLCLEFYQNTPLSLQQLSRVAFRRTFGTRACEAVSKLGLPTRIISFLSYIPPPVIEI, from the exons CCCATGGCCTTGGATTCTGGACAGACCGGTCTGCGGTGCACGAGGCTGCAGCGCAGGGCAGAGCCCTCCAGCTGCAGCAACTGATCGAAGCCGGTGCAGCTGTTAACATTGTTGCCGTGGACTCCATTACGCCCCTGCACGAGGCCTGTATACAGGGTCAAACCCAGTGCGTCAGACTGCTGCTGGATGCTGGTGCGCAG GTGGATGCTCGCAACATCGATGGCAGCACTCCCCTGTGTGACGCCTGTGCGGCTGGTAGCCTGGATTGTGTCAAACTCCTGTTGGAATATGGAGCAACTGTCAATCCTCCACTGTTCACTTTCTCTCCTCTTCATGAGGCTTGCATGGGAG GCAACTCAAAGTGTGTTCAGCTCATGATTGATCGAGGAGCTTTCATGGAGGCTCATGATTGCCACTATGGGACACCTCTTCATGTGGCCTGTGCCAGGCAATATTACGACTGCGCCAAAGTCCTCCTTATCGCAG GGGCTAATGTGAATGCGGCCAAGCTCCATGAGACTGCCCTTCATCATGCAGCTAAAACGAGGAACACAGATCTCATAGAGCTGCTTGTCGAGTTTGGGGGAAACGTGTTCGCCCAAGATAACCTCAACAAAAAGCCCATCCACTACACCAGTGTGGGGTCTCCCTCCTTCCTCTGCCTTGAGTTCTACCAGA ATACCCCGCTCAGTCTGCAGCAGCTCAGCAGGGTGGCTTTCAGGAGGACTTTCGGCACGAGAGCGTGTGAAGCTGTTTCCAAGCTGGGCTTACCCACGCGCATCATAAGCTTTCTCTCTTACATACCGCCTCCTGTCATCGAAATTTAA